A window from Gemmatimonadota bacterium encodes these proteins:
- a CDS encoding 6-bladed beta-propeller, whose product MKLVAAVLVTGLALIPVSDVSAQTFSFEKTSDIPLDLGDEIAGQIGDLIQDTAGRFYLTDFQQNTVWMCDTKGRLIRRLGREGAGPGELNLPSGTTVYEDKVIVLDKGNSRVVVFTMDGTYVDDFRIDYFMATGILASKDGRIAVNSLWEPTLFTVYDMDGSVVGSRGERVPDQSVFTMMGDQHFNQTSAGHILYSTVKEYPVLRMKWDGTVLAEYEADSPGYGKLVFPSGVQFPKISDILKTWTPILRPLAIGDHVLVQRKKVDLESGIEYFGDLFTMDGAPVQLAMELPYQFYAVDDDLLYGIDTTPLDEGADNPYIVVYRLTEVNGR is encoded by the coding sequence ATGAAGTTGGTTGCTGCTGTCCTTGTGACCGGGTTGGCTCTGATACCCGTTTCGGACGTTTCCGCCCAGACCTTCTCCTTCGAGAAAACCAGCGACATTCCCCTGGATCTGGGTGATGAGATTGCCGGACAAATCGGAGATCTAATTCAGGACACCGCCGGTCGGTTCTACTTGACCGACTTTCAGCAGAATACGGTCTGGATGTGTGATACCAAAGGCAGATTGATCCGGCGTTTGGGCCGGGAAGGAGCCGGTCCGGGTGAACTGAACTTGCCGAGTGGAACAACTGTATACGAAGACAAAGTCATCGTGCTCGACAAAGGTAACAGTCGGGTAGTGGTTTTCACGATGGATGGCACGTATGTAGACGACTTCCGAATTGACTACTTTATGGCAACTGGGATTCTGGCGAGTAAAGACGGCCGCATAGCGGTAAATTCTCTCTGGGAGCCAACACTTTTCACGGTTTATGATATGGATGGAAGTGTTGTAGGAAGTAGAGGTGAAAGAGTACCGGATCAGTCGGTTTTTACAATGATGGGGGATCAGCATTTCAACCAGACATCGGCCGGTCACATTCTGTACTCCACGGTTAAGGAATACCCCGTACTCAGAATGAAGTGGGATGGTACCGTACTCGCGGAATATGAGGCCGATTCCCCTGGATACGGAAAACTCGTATTTCCGTCCGGCGTTCAGTTCCCAAAGATCAGCGACATCTTGAAGACCTGGACACCGATTCTGCGTCCGTTGGCCATTGGTGATCACGTTCTGGTACAACGCAAAAAGGTGGATTTGGAAAGTGGCATAGAGTACTTCGGCGATCTGTTCACCATGGATGGCGCACCGGTACAGTTGGCCATGGAACTGCCTTATCAGTTTTACGCGGTGGATGACGATCTCCTTTATGGCATCGACACGACGCCCTTGGATGAAGGAGCGGACAATCCGTATATCGTGGTGTACCGGCTGACGGAAGTAAACGGCCGATGA
- a CDS encoding 6-bladed beta-propeller, protein MSAESVFLKKGDFNLKRLISVVSTFVFTAALGTADAQPFAIEKVRAIPLQLGDEFVGLISDLFLDTDGRFYLTDWQQHTVWICDSKGKLVRRVGREGAGPGELQHPTGTAVFEDKVIVLDTGNGRVMIFKKDGTYSNDFRLDFQMTSGILVSKDGRIAVNSLWEPTLFTVYDMDGGIIGSRGERVPDQAVGYAIGDQHLSQTPEGHILYSTVKEYPVLRMKWDGTVLATYEADSPGYGKLTYPSGALFLNHREIMKTWTPILRALIVSDCVLAQRKKEDWEKGPPKYYGDLFTMDGEPIQLALELALQFYAVDGDLLFGIDSTPMDEGEDNPHIVVYRLGEL, encoded by the coding sequence ATTTCTGCAGAAAGTGTATTCCTGAAGAAAGGTGATTTCAATCTGAAAAGGCTAATCTCCGTCGTATCAACATTTGTTTTCACGGCTGCTTTAGGTACAGCAGATGCCCAGCCATTCGCGATCGAGAAAGTAAGAGCAATCCCGCTTCAGCTTGGAGATGAGTTTGTCGGACTAATCTCAGATCTGTTTCTGGACACGGACGGACGGTTCTACCTGACGGACTGGCAGCAGCATACCGTCTGGATATGTGACTCAAAGGGCAAGCTGGTCCGACGTGTCGGGCGGGAGGGAGCCGGTCCCGGCGAGTTGCAGCATCCCACCGGAACCGCTGTATTTGAAGACAAGGTTATCGTGCTGGATACCGGCAATGGCCGGGTAATGATATTCAAGAAGGATGGGACCTATTCAAACGACTTCAGGTTGGACTTCCAAATGACTTCGGGGATCCTGGTTAGCAAGGATGGCCGGATCGCGGTTAATTCTCTCTGGGAGCCAACGCTTTTCACGGTTTACGATATGGATGGCGGGATCATTGGCAGCCGAGGTGAAAGAGTGCCGGACCAGGCTGTTGGTTATGCCATTGGTGATCAGCATTTAAGTCAGACACCGGAAGGTCATATCCTGTACTCCACGGTCAAGGAATACCCTGTGTTAAGAATGAAGTGGGACGGTACCGTTCTCGCGACCTACGAGGCCGATTCCCCTGGTTACGGAAAGCTTACCTATCCGTCCGGTGCCTTGTTTCTAAACCACAGGGAGATCATGAAAACCTGGACGCCCATACTACGTGCCCTCATTGTCTCTGATTGCGTACTCGCGCAGCGGAAGAAGGAAGATTGGGAGAAAGGTCCACCGAAATACTACGGCGATCTGTTCACCATGGACGGCGAACCGATACAGTTGGCCTTGGAACTGGCCCTTCAGTTCTACGCGGTGGATGGCGATCTCCTCTTTGGCATCGACTCCACGCCCATGGATGAGGGGGAGGACAATCCGCATATCGTGGTGTACCGGCTGGGTGAACTGTAG
- a CDS encoding efflux RND transporter periplasmic adaptor subunit: MKIRVTTFAILVAVVVTFTAFLSACTADPGEEAAEGVAEGAAEENASENTVQPFPVEAVVVSPRTLTRSIVASGRLIAHRRTELSTGVSGMALKVLVREGDRVKEGDLLLRLDEAPFKLSVEKAEADLLDKRIDYAVYVMDTTAVLNSDTTWVIRERDALAKARQAFELGEIDAGELKSAQRNLDAAELLSGSRRLDLIAQNTGLILAEVEHARVWWELEQTSVHAPFSGIIAERLVEEGQQVGSGETCFELIDISRVRVRAAVLESDLGAVGVGHGIRISVTTWPGEFFEGRISRIHPTVDEESGTAIVEAELANPGGRLKPGMFAEVLIEGTSYENRIAVPDEAIVSRDERTLVFVVQGGRAQWSYVTLGQEGDAWREVTSGVSEGDTVAVTGNITLAHDVPVRVRLRE, from the coding sequence GTGAAAATACGAGTAACAACCTTCGCTATCTTAGTTGCGGTCGTCGTTACCTTCACAGCCTTCCTGAGTGCGTGCACGGCAGATCCCGGGGAGGAAGCCGCCGAGGGGGTTGCCGAAGGGGCTGCCGAAGAAAATGCATCCGAAAACACCGTGCAGCCCTTCCCGGTCGAAGCCGTGGTGGTAAGCCCCCGCACACTGACCCGTTCGATCGTCGCATCAGGCCGCCTCATAGCCCACCGGCGTACCGAGTTGAGCACCGGCGTCTCGGGCATGGCATTGAAAGTCCTGGTGCGCGAGGGCGATCGCGTCAAGGAAGGCGACCTGCTGCTGCGCCTGGACGAAGCGCCGTTCAAACTGAGTGTCGAGAAAGCGGAAGCGGATCTGCTGGACAAGCGGATCGACTATGCCGTGTACGTCATGGACACTACCGCCGTCCTGAATTCGGACACAACCTGGGTGATACGTGAACGCGATGCACTGGCAAAGGCTCGTCAGGCCTTCGAGCTTGGCGAAATCGATGCCGGGGAACTGAAGTCGGCGCAAAGGAACCTGGATGCCGCGGAATTGCTCAGTGGATCACGACGGCTGGATCTCATTGCGCAGAACACGGGACTCATCCTGGCCGAAGTAGAACATGCCCGCGTGTGGTGGGAACTCGAGCAGACCTCCGTCCATGCTCCGTTTTCGGGCATCATCGCAGAAAGACTGGTAGAGGAAGGACAGCAGGTCGGCTCGGGAGAGACCTGTTTCGAACTGATCGACATCTCCAGGGTACGCGTCAGAGCTGCCGTGCTCGAAAGTGACCTGGGCGCCGTCGGTGTCGGACACGGAATACGCATCAGCGTCACCACGTGGCCCGGCGAGTTCTTCGAAGGCAGGATCTCCCGCATACACCCCACCGTCGACGAAGAGAGCGGAACGGCCATCGTCGAAGCGGAACTGGCCAACCCGGGCGGGCGGCTCAAACCCGGCATGTTCGCCGAGGTGCTCATCGAGGGCACTTCATACGAAAACCGGATCGCCGTACCGGACGAAGCCATCGTCAGCCGCGACGAACGCACGCTTGTGTTTGTCGTTCAAGGCGGAAGGGCCCAATGGTCCTACGTCACCCTGGGGCAGGAAGGCGACGCCTGGAGAGAGGTGACCTCCGGGGTCAGCGAGGGCGACACGGTGGCCGTCACCGGCAACATCACGCTGGCCCACGACGTACCGGTCCGGGTACGGCTGAGGGAATGA
- a CDS encoding 6-bladed beta-propeller, whose product MNGSFRVTPMYSVLMMFAVSTVFPVWLTGCAEARTLVFEDVFQEESQIVLDSRDEFLIGPLPRIATVTAGGDIIILDITPRAGIYDRSGAGKGMIGGPGDGPGEYRNPVSIASHNGNLYLYDSMMSRISCYDGSYRFVSSIPVSELLDEIDYSEEGRLYGYWSTHPSELVCELDDQGQLLRRFAPQSENHNEAARSAGGGVVISGGFLYTISPYEYTLSKYSLDGVLVDSIQGRSAHYVPPPEQFDVRILNDIPRLDEYHDQWSHILQILRIGDRGLAVVFAAPGYSGAYLALYDSDLNPIAEDIQLPDYKMAPGALFSRGDRLYMLLEPSDDQANPSVAVYTLRRSLDDL is encoded by the coding sequence ATGAACGGATCATTCCGGGTGACCCCTATGTATTCTGTATTGATGATGTTCGCCGTCTCGACCGTGTTTCCGGTGTGGTTGACGGGTTGCGCGGAGGCCAGAACGCTCGTTTTCGAGGACGTTTTCCAGGAAGAGTCACAAATAGTGCTGGATTCGCGCGACGAGTTTCTCATTGGACCACTCCCCCGAATCGCCACGGTAACCGCAGGTGGAGACATCATCATACTGGATATCACGCCCCGTGCGGGGATCTACGACAGATCCGGGGCGGGCAAGGGCATGATCGGCGGACCGGGCGATGGCCCGGGAGAGTACCGCAATCCGGTCTCGATAGCCTCCCACAACGGGAATCTGTACCTGTACGACAGCATGATGTCCCGTATATCCTGCTATGACGGATCATACCGCTTCGTCAGTTCCATTCCGGTATCGGAGCTCCTGGATGAAATCGATTACTCCGAAGAGGGCCGGCTGTACGGTTACTGGTCCACCCATCCCTCTGAACTGGTGTGCGAACTGGACGATCAGGGCCAGCTTTTGCGAAGGTTTGCGCCTCAGTCAGAAAACCACAATGAAGCGGCCAGATCAGCGGGCGGGGGCGTGGTGATATCGGGGGGATTCCTCTACACCATATCGCCTTACGAGTACACCCTTTCGAAGTATTCGCTGGATGGCGTCCTAGTCGACTCGATTCAAGGCCGGTCGGCGCACTATGTCCCACCGCCGGAGCAATTCGACGTACGTATCCTGAACGACATTCCCCGTCTTGACGAGTACCATGACCAATGGAGCCATATCCTTCAGATCCTGCGGATCGGCGACAGGGGCCTGGCCGTGGTGTTCGCAGCACCCGGTTATTCAGGCGCGTACCTTGCCCTCTACGATTCAGACCTCAACCCGATCGCGGAAGATATCCAATTGCCGGATTACAAAATGGCGCCCGGTGCGCTGTTCTCCCGCGGCGATCGGCTCTACATGCTGCTGGAACCGTCGGATGACCAGGCGAATCCATCGGTGGCCGTCTACACCCTGAGACGGTCTCTCGACGATTTATAG
- a CDS encoding sulfatase-like hydrolase/transferase, with translation MPSPPGPPSPPGPPGPDRPNIILIMTDQQRIDTIRGWDQPHMITPAHDRLAAEGVSFRQAYCPGATCVASRAAVFTGMYPHNTGVYSFQPWGRHRNWVQDLAESGYWCASIGKMHFMPRDIPGGFHERVVVENPTGMSLAGGGADDDWGRYMTFHGVERPNDRHLTDPDWWTRLQGVQWHEEERFHSDVFIGNSALNWIRSHRGEKPFFLEIGFTGPHEPWDPLPRHLGLYEDVEIPMPVTRENELAEKPPQQEALKKMFSTAGHESGINMYLANDERIDRMRRHYYAKVTTVDEKMGEILDALEERGYLDNTLVIFCSDHGENLGDHALAYKWLMYDTITHIPLIIRYPDRRRRGDHVSDLVSLMDLGPTILEAAGVPVPTYLEGRSLLPYADPDSSVTPRDYVFCEDNYQIMMRSPAHKMVYYIGQEEGELYDLETDPAELWNRWDDDAYTGIKAKMKEDLLEWLAASNYWHAGYKRDRSAHYNVRWPTGDNVNLQGPAAEDAEKPGL, from the coding sequence TTGCCTAGCCCACCTGGACCGCCTAGCCCACCTGGTCCGCCTGGCCCGGACCGCCCCAACATCATCCTCATCATGACGGACCAGCAGCGTATCGATACGATCCGCGGCTGGGACCAGCCCCACATGATCACCCCGGCCCACGACCGGCTGGCCGCCGAGGGGGTTTCCTTCCGGCAGGCCTACTGTCCGGGCGCCACCTGCGTGGCCTCGCGGGCCGCCGTCTTCACCGGCATGTACCCCCATAACACGGGCGTCTACAGTTTCCAGCCCTGGGGACGCCACCGCAACTGGGTGCAGGACCTGGCGGAAAGCGGCTACTGGTGCGCCAGCATCGGCAAGATGCACTTCATGCCCCGGGACATCCCCGGCGGGTTCCACGAGCGGGTCGTCGTCGAGAACCCGACCGGGATGAGCCTGGCCGGCGGCGGCGCGGACGACGACTGGGGCCGCTACATGACCTTTCACGGCGTGGAGCGGCCCAACGACCGCCACCTGACGGACCCCGACTGGTGGACCAGACTGCAGGGCGTGCAGTGGCACGAGGAGGAGCGCTTCCACAGCGACGTCTTCATCGGAAACTCGGCGCTCAACTGGATCCGCAGCCACCGCGGCGAAAAGCCCTTCTTCCTCGAAATCGGATTTACGGGTCCCCATGAACCCTGGGATCCCCTCCCCCGTCACCTGGGCCTGTACGAAGATGTCGAGATACCCATGCCGGTAACCCGGGAGAACGAACTGGCGGAAAAGCCGCCCCAGCAGGAAGCGCTGAAGAAGATGTTCTCCACGGCCGGCCACGAATCCGGCATCAACATGTACCTGGCCAACGACGAACGCATCGACCGCATGCGCCGGCACTACTACGCCAAGGTGACCACGGTGGACGAGAAGATGGGAGAGATCCTGGACGCCCTGGAGGAAAGGGGCTACCTGGACAACACCCTGGTCATCTTCTGCTCGGACCACGGCGAGAACCTGGGCGACCACGCCCTGGCCTACAAGTGGCTGATGTACGACACCATCACCCACATCCCCCTCATCATCCGCTACCCGGACCGCCGGCGAAGGGGCGACCACGTTAGCGACCTGGTCTCCCTCATGGACCTGGGTCCCACCATCCTCGAGGCGGCCGGCGTGCCGGTCCCCACCTACCTGGAAGGGCGGTCCTTACTGCCCTATGCCGACCCGGACTCCTCCGTCACGCCGCGTGACTACGTCTTCTGCGAGGACAACTACCAGATCATGATGCGGAGCCCGGCCCACAAGATGGTTTACTACATCGGCCAGGAGGAGGGCGAGCTGTACGACCTGGAGACCGATCCCGCAGAGCTATGGAACCGGTGGGACGACGATGCGTATACCGGGATCAAGGCGAAGATGAAGGAAGACCTGCTGGAATGGCTGGCGGCCAGCAACTACTGGCACGCGGGATACAAGCGGGACCGCTCCGCGCACTACAACGTGCGGTGGCCCACCGGGGACAACGTCAACTTGCAGGGGCCGGCCGCGGAAGACGCGGAGAAGCCGGGGTTGTAG
- a CDS encoding HlyC/CorC family transporter has protein sequence MDDDIPLLVEWLVLIGCTLYAMLLTGAESAFSSLPKNTLQELKAAHEGGQSSRVTRWLDNQERLFTTLLIGKIITTAGVVVSVVALFLTPPLTDWFGSTLTLTLSGLCAIGLLLVLIEWLPRLLVSHYSDPTVRVSAVLVLISYWLFWPLITPLLLVNLRMARGGLFSSGRNPYWLDDELHRVLELEETHELKPDDKEMISSIIEMHDTNVREVMVPRVDMVCAERSRPIPDLLELIREMGHSRIPIYGDSVDDIVGVVYAKDLLQLSEDPDEEKDLDALLRPPYVVPETKKAAELLKEFQQDKIHLAIVVDEHGTTAGLVTLEDLLEEIVGEIQDEYDDEDPMYEATPDGSYIVHARLNIDTLNDILDLDITPDGFETVGGLIFNELGRVPEPGEEVPFRNARIVVREVEGQRIIKAEVTRLHPRSEEDGDGAMEDRVA, from the coding sequence GTGGATGACGACATTCCCCTATTGGTCGAATGGCTTGTCCTCATTGGGTGCACCCTCTACGCCATGCTCCTGACCGGAGCGGAATCCGCGTTTTCCAGCCTGCCTAAAAACACGCTCCAGGAACTCAAGGCCGCCCACGAGGGCGGACAGTCCAGCCGCGTTACCCGGTGGCTGGACAACCAGGAACGCCTTTTCACCACCCTGCTGATCGGGAAGATCATCACCACGGCCGGCGTCGTGGTCTCCGTGGTGGCGCTGTTCCTGACCCCGCCGCTCACCGACTGGTTCGGCTCGACACTGACGCTGACCCTTTCCGGGCTGTGCGCCATCGGGCTCCTGCTGGTGCTCATCGAATGGCTGCCGAGACTGCTCGTGTCGCACTATTCCGACCCGACCGTCCGCGTCTCCGCCGTACTCGTGCTCATCAGCTACTGGCTGTTCTGGCCGCTGATCACGCCGCTGCTGCTCGTCAACCTGCGCATGGCGCGCGGGGGGCTCTTCAGCAGCGGTCGCAATCCTTACTGGCTCGACGACGAACTTCACCGGGTGCTCGAACTGGAAGAAACCCACGAACTGAAACCCGACGACAAGGAGATGATCAGCAGCATCATCGAAATGCACGACACCAACGTGCGCGAGGTGATGGTCCCGAGAGTGGACATGGTGTGCGCCGAACGATCAAGGCCCATACCCGACCTGCTGGAGCTCATCCGCGAGATGGGACACTCCCGGATTCCGATCTACGGCGATTCCGTCGACGATATCGTGGGCGTGGTCTACGCCAAGGACCTGCTCCAGCTGAGCGAAGACCCGGATGAGGAGAAGGACCTGGACGCCCTGCTTCGCCCGCCCTATGTCGTCCCGGAGACCAAGAAAGCCGCCGAGTTGCTGAAAGAGTTCCAGCAGGACAAGATCCACCTGGCCATCGTCGTGGACGAACACGGGACCACCGCGGGCCTGGTGACCCTGGAGGACCTGCTCGAAGAGATCGTCGGCGAGATACAGGACGAGTACGACGACGAGGACCCCATGTACGAGGCGACGCCCGACGGCTCGTACATCGTCCACGCCCGGCTCAATATCGATACGCTGAACGATATCCTGGACCTCGATATTACGCCGGACGGGTTCGAAACCGTTGGCGGCCTCATCTTCAATGAGCTCGGCCGGGTGCCCGAACCCGGAGAGGAAGTGCCGTTCCGGAACGCCCGGATCGTGGTGCGCGAAGTCGAAGGGCAACGCATCATCAAGGCGGAGGTGACCCGGCTGCATCCCCGGTCCGAAGAGGACGGCGACGGCGCGATGGAGGACCGCGTTGCCTAG
- the ybeY gene encoding rRNA maturation RNase YbeY produces the protein MNIEIETVLPAPDIPREAMWTAVCRVLWGEGRDRAAVTVILVDDPYIRKLNHKYRHLDRATDVLSFGMDDDPGSEGETLGDVYVSVDRARDQAARHHVSLDDELHRLVVHGCLHLLGYDHHTASQRKVMREKEQVYSADAAARADQAVLADQATQAVLANQATQAVLADQATQAGQADRGIPEGQVGEKRCG, from the coding sequence TTGAATATCGAGATCGAGACCGTCCTGCCCGCGCCGGACATCCCGCGCGAGGCGATGTGGACCGCAGTCTGCCGGGTACTCTGGGGCGAAGGCCGGGATCGTGCGGCCGTGACCGTGATACTGGTCGATGACCCCTATATCCGGAAGTTGAATCACAAGTACCGCCATCTGGATCGCGCGACGGACGTGCTGTCGTTCGGAATGGACGACGATCCCGGATCCGAAGGAGAAACCCTGGGCGACGTGTACGTATCCGTCGACCGGGCCCGGGACCAGGCCGCCCGTCATCACGTGTCCCTGGACGACGAGTTGCACCGGCTCGTGGTCCATGGGTGCCTGCACCTGCTGGGATATGACCACCACACCGCTTCGCAGCGCAAAGTGATGCGGGAAAAGGAACAGGTCTATTCCGCGGATGCGGCTGCCCGGGCCGACCAAGCCGTACTGGCCGACCAGGCCACTCAGGCCGTACTGGCCAACCAGGCCACTCAGGCCGTACTGGCCGACCAGGCCACTCAGGCCGGCCAGGCTGACCGCGGGATTCCGGAAGGTCAAGTAGGAGAAAAACGTTGTGGATGA
- a CDS encoding PhoH family protein, whose translation MPSLKNTVTQRLSAKGIDPLALYGQFDSRLRAIESEFDAKITARGEEVVITGKAEEVRQITRVLREMIKSVQQGRTKEVDDIIRATRTGTKSDEGQGSGYGESIDVLSRRERIQARSPNQQNYVDQVRKCDIVFSIGPAGTGKTYLAVAMAISALRHGEVDRIVLARPAVEAGESLGFLPGDPREKVDPYLKPLYDALHDMIPNHKAGRLIEDGTIEIIAMAYMRGRTLNNAFVILDEAQNTTTAQMKMFLTRLGANSKAIITGDITQIDLPEEKVSGLVHVQEVLADIRGISFVYLTETDVVRHRLVQDIIKAYERHENP comes from the coding sequence ATGCCATCATTGAAAAACACGGTTACGCAACGCCTGTCGGCCAAGGGCATCGATCCCCTCGCGCTCTACGGCCAGTTTGACTCCAGGCTGCGCGCCATCGAAAGCGAATTCGACGCCAAAATCACCGCCCGGGGCGAAGAGGTCGTGATCACGGGCAAGGCGGAAGAGGTAAGGCAGATCACCCGTGTGCTGCGCGAGATGATCAAGTCCGTCCAGCAGGGCCGCACGAAGGAAGTGGACGACATCATCCGGGCGACACGCACCGGGACGAAAAGCGACGAAGGCCAGGGATCGGGGTACGGCGAGTCCATCGACGTGCTCTCCCGGCGGGAACGGATCCAGGCACGGAGTCCCAATCAGCAGAATTACGTGGACCAGGTCCGCAAGTGCGATATCGTCTTCTCCATCGGCCCCGCGGGCACGGGGAAGACCTACCTGGCCGTCGCCATGGCCATCTCGGCCCTCCGCCACGGGGAAGTCGACCGGATCGTGCTGGCGCGGCCGGCCGTTGAAGCGGGTGAGAGTCTCGGCTTTCTGCCCGGCGACCCGCGGGAAAAAGTGGACCCGTACCTGAAGCCGCTCTACGACGCGCTGCACGACATGATCCCGAACCACAAGGCCGGGCGGCTCATCGAAGACGGGACCATAGAAATCATCGCCATGGCGTACATGCGCGGCCGTACGCTGAACAACGCCTTCGTCATACTCGACGAAGCCCAGAACACGACGACCGCGCAGATGAAGATGTTCCTGACCCGCCTGGGCGCGAACTCCAAGGCGATCATCACGGGGGACATCACCCAGATCGACTTGCCCGAGGAAAAGGTTTCCGGACTGGTGCACGTGCAGGAAGTGCTCGCGGACATCCGCGGGATCTCCTTCGTGTACCTGACGGAGACGGACGTGGTCAGGCACCGGCTCGTCCAGGACATCATCAAGGCCTATGAACGCCATGAAAACCCGTAA
- a CDS encoding DUF402 domain-containing protein: MAATITEIKHNPGKPDQSFQCGLLHRGGSRMVISYRSDRPYSQGDIRIPAGTLTLAYYEEGLPYILWKMIGPGGRLVGHYVHLCDGVRIGLDRVEYDDQLLDLWFYPDGGCRVLDEDELQQASDDGLIDGQTADRIRTSAAEVRRGIHRIMEDFDALLDRLGIESHSEYA, translated from the coding sequence ATGGCCGCCACCATTACGGAAATCAAGCATAACCCGGGCAAGCCCGACCAGTCCTTCCAGTGCGGCCTGCTGCACCGCGGCGGCAGCCGCATGGTCATCTCCTACCGGTCCGACCGGCCGTACAGCCAGGGTGACATCCGGATCCCCGCAGGCACGCTGACATTGGCGTACTACGAGGAGGGGCTTCCGTACATCCTCTGGAAGATGATTGGACCCGGCGGCCGCCTCGTCGGGCATTACGTGCACCTGTGCGACGGCGTGCGGATCGGACTGGACCGCGTGGAATACGACGACCAGTTGCTGGACCTTTGGTTCTACCCGGACGGCGGCTGTCGGGTGCTGGACGAGGATGAACTGCAACAGGCCAGCGACGACGGGCTCATCGACGGGCAGACGGCGGATCGCATCAGAACTTCCGCCGCGGAAGTCCGGCGCGGCATACACCGGATCATGGAGGACTTCGACGCATTGCTCGACCGCCTCGGCATCGAATCGCATTCGGAATACGCTTGA
- a CDS encoding thioredoxin family protein, producing the protein MSVVSEERFASGFLWDDYMRNSEKNLERFHDNYDKFTLEGEDAGFFAAIETPVKVLILAEDWCGDVVQSLPPIIRMLEGSPAIAYRIFRRDENLDIMDRYLTDGSKAIPYLVFMDADRNELARWGPRPEACQAIMRDNKGRIPMEDIYPRIRSWYRQNGNGPLVTEIRDVLERIA; encoded by the coding sequence ATGTCCGTAGTTTCCGAAGAACGATTCGCCTCGGGATTCCTGTGGGACGACTACATGAGGAACAGCGAGAAGAATCTCGAACGATTCCATGATAATTACGACAAATTCACTTTAGAAGGGGAGGACGCCGGTTTCTTCGCCGCCATCGAAACACCCGTGAAGGTGCTGATCCTCGCGGAGGACTGGTGCGGCGACGTGGTACAGAGCCTCCCGCCCATCATCCGCATGCTGGAGGGCAGCCCGGCCATCGCGTACCGCATCTTCCGCCGGGACGAGAACCTGGACATCATGGACCGCTATCTCACCGACGGCTCGAAGGCCATTCCCTACCTGGTCTTCATGGACGCCGACCGGAACGAACTGGCCAGGTGGGGACCGCGTCCCGAGGCGTGCCAGGCGATCATGCGGGACAACAAGGGCAGGATCCCCATGGAGGACATCTACCCGCGCATCCGGTCCTGGTACCGGCAGAACGGAAACGGCCCACTCGTCACGGAGATCCGCGACGTCCTCGAACGGATCGCGTAG
- a CDS encoding nitroreductase, with product MSVFDTIRNRRSIYEFKPEPVPREVIARVLETAVWAPNHKLTEPWRFLVVTGKTKETLANIYCRIQREKTKSDDSGILRKATEKGYAKIMSKPVIIGVVCKKDADAFRAREDYAATCCAIHNIALAAWEEGIGMQWSTGGLIRDPDTLELLKIDAGEEEIVGFLYTGYPAQVPAQKRVPAAERTEWFA from the coding sequence ATGTCCGTATTCGATACGATCCGTAACAGACGATCGATTTACGAATTCAAGCCGGAACCGGTCCCCCGGGAAGTGATCGCCCGCGTGCTCGAAACCGCCGTCTGGGCGCCGAACCACAAGCTGACGGAACCCTGGCGCTTCCTGGTCGTCACCGGGAAGACCAAGGAGACCCTGGCGAATATCTACTGCAGGATCCAGCGGGAAAAGACGAAGTCGGACGATTCCGGCATCCTGCGGAAGGCTACGGAGAAGGGCTATGCCAAGATCATGTCCAAGCCCGTGATCATCGGCGTGGTCTGCAAGAAAGACGCGGACGCCTTTCGCGCCCGGGAGGATTACGCGGCAACCTGTTGCGCCATACACAATATCGCCCTGGCCGCCTGGGAAGAGGGCATCGGCATGCAGTGGAGCACGGGAGGGCTGATACGGGACCCGGATACGCTGGAACTGCTGAAGATCGACGCCGGGGAAGAAGAGATCGTCGGATTCCTCTACACCGGCTATCCCGCGCAGGTCCCCGCCCAGAAAAGAGTGCCCGCCGCCGAACGGACCGAGTGGTTCGCCTGA